From Bactrocera oleae isolate idBacOlea1 chromosome 4, idBacOlea1, whole genome shotgun sequence:
CGTAATACTGAtccttatatataaattttatatggcCTCCGACGGTTCCTTCTGGGTGCTACCAACTttatacaccctgttcagggtagaAAAACAACTCGATTGCAAGCCTTCGAATGAAAGTTATTGATGCActgttttctttgatattacagcGACTGAGGTGCACACGCGATATTTAAACAAACATTCTATCTGTGGGCTACTCTCTGAACTTACTTATTTAAATGGAAGCCTTTTTGAACTGGATATCTAATGGAAACCAGGCGCCAAGTTTAGCAAGTATAGATAGGCACCCGATACTTTCTAAGGCTcaaataaaattcgaaaatgaGATGATTATGAATGCTGACGAACCCGAAGAGCTCAAACCACTAATAAACAGATGGTTGGTAGATTATCAGAATCTAACTAGGTCAGAGCTTGCCAAATTCAACCCGGCAACTCAGGAGGCCCTTAgagctaaatatattttagctaGAAAAATGACGGAAATATTAAAAGTACGCGCAGTAAGACGAAAACAAGGAAAACCGAATACTAAGCTGAATATGAAACTTGCCGATTTCCCCGAGAGACAAGAGCGTCCAGAAACGCGGCATAGTAAAAATTCTAATAATCAGCAAAATGAGGAGAGAAGAGAGCTTAAGGCATATGTGGAGAAAGCTTTCAGTGTCATCAGCAACGTggaaaaaagaaatactttATTACAGGACATATTTTATAGTAACAATGTGTCGAATGATGCAGACACTTCAACATCCGCTTCCACGGGCGACTCACACACAATGCATATCAAGCCAAGTACAAACAGTTCCAGCACTTTAACACCCCTTCGTCGGTCGAGCAGAAGAAGCACGACACTTCGTATCGATAATCCACAAAAGCGTGTGCTAAGGGAAGTTAGTGGAGAAGTCAACACAAATCAACGGGGCATCTCAAAGCCTATACGAAGGACTGGCTTGCCCACAATTGCCAACGGTGATACATACATAGTGATCGGTCCAAATGGCACAAAAGTTTCTACCAAAAAATTCAAAGCCATATCATTTGCGACACTAGGTATTGCCACGCGCAGCTTGCTATGTTTGGTTTTCCCAGAGGAGATCCTGGCGAAAAATACACTTAGCGGTAAGCCTTCGCCTGCATTTGTGGGACGTGAACGGCCGCCTAAAGGTCAATTGAATCCGGAAAAGATTGCGGATCTCGAATATTGTGTTATGTCCCGCATACATTCCTCCAAACATGAAGTTCGCTGCATAATCACCACTAAATGTTCGGAGATCGCTAAGAAGTATAGGAGACTCAATAAAACTTCAAGACTCACTTATCGAAACGAAAAATTAAGAGACATGAAACAGGAGCAGGAAAAGAATTCCACGGTGGCTCGTTTGTCACAAATAcgataaactttttaaaatttttacgttctaacaatatttataaagaaaattcatTGTATGTTTGattgatatattaatatatgtgaaGTAAATATATTGTTGTAACTGTAGTATTTTCTTATATACCTATTTAGATAAAAccgataaaaatttattttagggcATCACCCGATAGAAAAATTTGACGGGTTTCTGTTATCAAAgttaaagataaagataaatatttaaacattttttatagtcttcttttttcgaattaaatttgaaaaaattgatgGGTTTCTGTTGTCCAAGATGAAGATATTGATAAAGATAAAGGTATATAtagataaaaagtaaaattaaagaaaaagataaaaataaaaataaagagaaagaATCAAAAAACTTGTATAGTCTTCATATTTTCGAAttaaatttgtctattgagttgATTTCTAGAGTGTTGCTATTAACTTCTGTTGAAGTCATAGCTTTATCGAAtcaaaacttaatataactCAAATTGAGCAACGTTTTACATGGACATAACTCAGCCTAAAAGTTAAAAGCGGTTTCGAAATTTTAATTCTATAGAAATCGCAGATGTCATTCTATAATTGAAGTTCGAGCAATAACATCAATCGattatttcttttcaaaaactGAGCTGAGTAATTGCTTTCTCAGTTGATTCCCTTGGTAGCCTTAATGACACCAATAATCgcaattaataacaaaaacagtttGTAAAACAAGGCTTACAATTTACCATTACTACAATACTACAATTGGTCGATCAATTTCAGCAACTCTCTTGAGTAGTGCCAAAGACAATTgtgcgaaaaatatattttaaaatttatttcatggcATCAACGCTATGTTCTTTCAACATATTCAACATATATTAGTACAGTTATAAGTGGTGAAACTCCTGAATGGTGATggtttataaatatgaaaattaatgaaGTATTTTTGAACTGAAAAAATGTCTCTATCCAACAAAACGATACGAATACATCGGTTTTAAGGTCACTCAACTAATGCATTTTCTTTGAAATTACAGAGCTTAAGGTGAATTCACAATTACCTGCACGTCACGATAGCAAGTGACCTACCTGTAGTAAGACTTATAAAACCTGCTGACTACAGCGAAGCCTGCGCACAGTGAATTTCATATCCACAAGAGATTGACAACAAATACAACGTAGTACAAAGAGCAAAATAGAttgcaaaatatagtaatataaaGTATGGCTTTCCTCCCGATTCTTTCTAAAGCTCAATTCGAAGCCGAAAACGAGATGATGAAAAATGTCAAAGATCCCAGAGAGATGAAAGGACTGATAAACAGATGGTTGGTAGAGTATCTACCGAACTTAGAGCCCGGAAAATTTCACCCGTTAACTCACAAAGCTCTTAAAAAGAAGTATATGGTAGCGCTAAAGATGGCTGTAATTTTAAGAGAGTATGAGAACTTGAAGTTGgaagaaaaaactttatttcaagAAGTATTTAGTAATGAAAATGTGTATTCAGCTGCGCTTAATTCCGACAGCGGTATCTCCGCTTCTACACGCAGTTCGGGTTTCACAACACCACCTCGTATGTCAAGCACTGCAGTATCAATCAGCCAAACTTGGCCAAGTGCAAGCAGTGCCACTTGCTTAACAACACCCACTCGTTGGTCAGACTGCAAGAAATTCGTGGCGCGTCGCATTAATTATAATTGCGCTGATCCACGCAAACGATTGTTGAGAGCAATGAGTAGAGAAGGGGAAGACATCCAATCAATAAGTAGCATGGATGGCAATGAATCTGTTGCTAGCTATGAAACCACAAGTAGTGGAACCACGGAGAGTGATCGTACTTTCCATGCGAGTTTACCACAATTTAACTCCCCACTACACGCAGCAACTTCAACACCTATGCGAGTTCCAGCCTTGCCCTATGCTGCCCACAATGACGACTACACTATGATTGGTCCGAATGGTACAAAGGTACTAAGTAAAGTCTTCAGAGCCATATCATTTAGTTCGCCGTCCACGGCCACGCGCAGCTTACTTTGTTTGGTCTTTTCGGAAGAGATACTGGCGAAAAATACACTTAGCGGCAAACCATCGCCAGCATTTCGGGGACGTGGACGTCCTCCTAAAGGTCAATTGAATCCTGACAAGATTTCAGATATCATACATTGTGTTACATCGCGTACAACTTTCACCGAACATGAGGTTCGCTGCATCATCACTACAAAATGTGCGGATAGCACAAAGAAGTTTAGACGACTCAATAAAATTTCTGAATCGCAAAATTAAGAGCaataaagaagaagaagcacGAAGAAAATATTACACTTTCCAGGAGTATTAGTTATGATCTCGTTTGaggttttatattattatttgaggaGGAAATATGATTTAAGTATATTGCCatagtattttatataatttttatatttatcctacattttttaagctatattgattttatataatattaatgaaataatcAATTAAGCGAAATGAAGAGGAAGCATGAAGAGAATACTCTTAAGGAAAATTAGTTGTACACAAGTGAAGTATATAATAATTCTTTATTCATATGGTattttatataacttatatacatatgctcaATTTTCTTACTCTGtaattatacaattaatacatataattaGTGATTctagtatttaatttaatacaaaaagttAGAAAGAGTAAGGAAAATGAAGAAGAATCACGGAGCGAATACTTTCAAGCAGGATTAGTTCTGAGCTCAATTGATGttctatattattatatgtgaagtatgtatgaattatatttattgatgtatttgtaatagtattttatataatttataaatatttataattttattatatataatataatctattTTAAAGcgaagttaaataaaaaattataaagatgaagaaaattaataaaagttaaaacgaggcacaaaaaaaaatacttttaaggaAAACTATTTATGATCTGGCTCATTATATATCATAATTACATATGAAAGAAATATGATTTAAGTAGAATATATTCATGTAGTAGTTAATATACataacttatacatatatttaatatttaatttaataaaaaaattaattaaataagtgctctaCTAgagccaaaaaaaattaaatttcttggtCTTTATACTGTTACGCAACCTCACTTAGCTCAAGAACTTGTATGGAAATATTGTTTATGTGAAAAGATACCTTTAcgtaattttacataaattataacTCATAGTGGCGCTACAATCTTCGCgctaattgttcagatcaggttactataacatatagttgtcatacaaactcaccGATCAAAAGCCACAATgtatatggaattttttttaacaaactatcttcacgcaatttggcatagattattgtctaatGAGCAAAAACAACTTTCTGTAAGTaaacttttcttatttttcaaaagtattATAGCAACCGAGGctgccgtttttttttttcttcttatttttaccATAGATGACATAATCACAGTCAATACATTGAAATATCGGGCTAATAACGATATATGCGACATAAACTCAACTAAATGTAGTGATTAGGGTCCAGCCTGGTCCAATTTCCTTAACTTTAAGCACCCAACTactttaaatctaaaataaCATGCCAATAAAATATCTAACATATAATTTGATAACTTcagcatattttattaaattaacaatATGTACGGTATAAAatcagatacctcgtcaaatgaaagtgttttccatacaagtaattgattccgattgttcagtttgtatggcagctataggctattGTGGTCCGATAGTGAGAAAAAAcaagtgtaaaatttcagatcgatagcttacgAACTGAGGTACTAGGTTCGTATACtggttcgtatatatacagacagacagacagatagccggacatggccaaatcaactcagctgatcatgctaatcatttctatatacactttatagggtttccgacgtttccttctgggtgttacaaacctcgtggcaaacttaatatacctggttcagggtataaatatatgtagttgTTAGGAATTAGAAGAATTTCACCTAACTTCGGCCAACTTTCTAAAAAATTCGGACCACAGGTGCACTCAAAAAATCTCTTATTTATGCATTAAATAGATGTTTTTATTTAGCTTAGTGAAAtgatctgatttttttttgtataaacttAAGCACCACCTCTTGTCAGCAAGgtcattaaaaaaacaaatcctTCAACAAACATCTCAACAGTGTCTGTCGATATAATGCTAGAGTTATACAGTCACTGTAATATCTTTACCTTGATCGAATTCAAAGAAagcaaaattatgcaaaaaatatttggttatgtcaattaaatatatggtatacattagTAGGTGTGTCTATAACATTGTGCTTCGCTCAAGGTCTGACTAATTAAGTACCgtctttcttttttattgttattagtcAATAGAAAGATTAACTAATTTCAATATAACTCAAAAATAAAGGCGAAAAgggattttaaaaatataataaagtatatattaatatattaaatgggTGTGCCAAAGAATAAAAGGTAAAGGATACAAAAAAGACTCAACGCAGCAATTTTCAAGTTTATGATTGTCGAAgctaaaataatgaattcaatattttctttgttattaCAGCGTTTGAGATGAATACGCGACTACCTGAATAGCACGACGTCAGGTACAACATTCTACCTGAGGGCTACTCTCTGAGCTTATTCTACTAAACGATCGAACGGCCTATAAAACCTGGTGACACTGCCAATTTTCTCATAGTGAATTTTACAGCCATTGCAGATTGACAGCAGACTAAACGGTgaaactacaaaaaatattgagtaaaatgttattacaaaatatgGACTTCTTGCTACCGATTCTTTCTGAGGATCAACTTGCAGCTGAGATCGAGTTACTTAATAAAGCCACAGAGCCcgaagaaatacaaaaattggtAGATAGTTGGTTGAATAAGTATCTACCGCAATTGGAGCCTTGCGAACTCAATCCTGTAGTGCAAGATATTCTTAGAACCAAATCCACA
This genomic window contains:
- the LOC106614776 gene encoding early boundary activity protein 1 isoform X1, which produces MEAFLNWISNGNQAPSLASIDRHPILSKAQIKFENEMIMNADEPEELKPLINRWLVDYQNLTRSELAKFNPATQEALRAKYILARKMTEILKVRAVRRKQGKPNTKLNMKLADFPERQERPETRHSKNSNNQQNEERRELKAYVEKAFSVISNVEKRNTLLQDIFYSNNVSNDADTSTSASTGDSHTMHIKPSTNSSSTLTPLRRSSRRSTTLRIDNPQKRVLREVSGEVNTNQRGISKPIRRTGLPTIANGDTYIVIGPNGTKVSTKKFKAISFATLGIATRSLLCLVFPEEILAKNTLSGKPSPAFVGRERPPKGQLNPEKIADLEYCVMSRIHSSKHEVRCIITTKCSEIAKKYRRLNKTSRLTYRNEKLRDMKQEQEKNSTVARLSQIR
- the LOC106614776 gene encoding uncharacterized protein isoform X2, which encodes MAFLPILSKAQFEAENEMMKNVKDPREMKGLINRWLVEYLPNLEPGKFHPLTHKALKKKYMVALKMAVILREYENLKLEEKTLFQEVFSNENVYSAALNSDSGISASTRSSGFTTPPRMSSTAVSISQTWPSASSATCLTTPTRWSDCKKFVARRINYNCADPRKRLLRAMSREGEDIQSISSMDGNESVASYETTSSGTTESDRTFHASLPQFNSPLHAATSTPMRVPALPYAAHNDDYTMIGPNGTKVLSKVFRAISFSSPSTATRSLLCLVFSEEILAKNTLSGKPSPAFRGRGRPPKGQLNPDKISDIIHCVTSRTTFTEHEVRCIITTKCADSTKKFRRLNKISESQN